A genome region from Marinobacter panjinensis includes the following:
- a CDS encoding DUF4442 domain-containing protein translates to MKPSTFKRKINWYPPYLGTGIRVIRVASDFRTIDVEMRLRWYNRNTIGTHFGGNLSTMIDPFYMLILMNILGRDYVVWDQSVTIDFLKPGRGRVKAHFHIPQSRVDEITAATTDGSKYRPTFEVNIIDEDNEIVARAKKTLYIRRKQRDPQQQNTLKEEALS, encoded by the coding sequence ATGAAACCATCTACGTTTAAACGCAAGATCAACTGGTATCCGCCCTACCTGGGTACGGGCATCCGAGTGATTCGGGTGGCGTCAGACTTCCGTACGATCGACGTGGAAATGAGATTGCGCTGGTACAACCGAAACACCATCGGTACCCACTTCGGCGGCAATCTGTCGACCATGATTGATCCTTTCTACATGTTGATTCTGATGAACATTCTGGGACGCGACTATGTCGTCTGGGATCAAAGCGTCACTATCGATTTTCTCAAACCAGGAAGGGGACGCGTCAAAGCTCATTTCCACATTCCCCAGTCACGGGTGGATGAGATTACCGCGGCCACTACTGATGGCAGCAAGTATCGTCCCACTTTTGAGGTAAATATCATTGATGAAGATAACGAGATAGTCGCCCGGGCAAAGAAAACCCTTTATATCAGACGAAAGCAGCGTGATCCCCAGCAGCAAAATACGCTCAAAGAGGAGGCACTGTCATGA